The Cinclus cinclus chromosome 3, bCinCin1.1, whole genome shotgun sequence genome has a window encoding:
- the PEX3 gene encoding peroxisomal biogenesis factor 3, whose protein sequence is MLRSLWSFLKRHKKKCLALGTFLGGVYLLGKYGQKKIREIQEREAAEYIAQARRQYHFESNQRTCNMTVLSMLPTLRDALMHQLNSESLTSLLKNRPANKLEIWEDLKIISFTRSIVAVYSTCMLVVLLRVQLNIIGGYIYLDNVTLGKNGTTPLAPPEVQQQYLSSIQHLLGDGLTELITIVKQAVHKVFGSISLKQTLSLLELEQKLKDIREVVERKDLNQIASYSPLCHYLMPDEENPLASQACGLTERDIATIKLLNETRDMLESPDFSTVLSTCLNRGFSRLLDNMAEFFRPTEKDLSQNSSVNSLSSVSLPLAKIIPIINGQIHSVCSETPSHFVQDLLMMEQVKDFAANVYEAFSTPQQLEK, encoded by the exons ATGCTCCGGTCGCTCTGGAGTTTCCTTAAGCGGCACAAGAAGAAATGCCTCGCCCTTGGCACCTTCCTTGGCG GAGTCTATTTACTGGGAAAATATGGGCagaagaaaatcagagaaatcCAGGAACGAGAGGCAGCTGAGTATATTGCCCAAGCACGAAGGCAGTACCATTTTGAGAGCAATCAGAGGACCTGCAATATGACAG TACTGTCAATGCTTCCGACATTGAGGGATGCCTTAATGCATCAGTTAAACTCTGAGAGTCTCACATCTCTTCTTAAAAATAG GCCAGCAAACAAGTTAGAAATATGGGAGGATTTAAAGATAATAA GTTTCACACGCAGTATTGTGGCTGTGTACAGCACCTGTATGCTCGTGGTTCTCTTGCGAGTCCAGTTAAACATCATCGGTGGTTACATCTACCTGGATAACGTCACGCTCGGCAAGAACGGCACA ACACCACTAGCTCCCCCTGAAGTCCAACAGCAATATTTATCAAGCATCCAGCACCTTTTAGGAGATG gaCTGACTGAGTTAATAACTATTGTTAAACAAGCCGTGCATAAAGTTTTTGGAAG tatTTCCCTTAAGCAGACCCTGTCTCttctggagctggagcagaaacTTAAAGATATCAGGGAAGTAGTGGAACGTAAAGATTTGAATCAGATTGCATCTTACTCTCCCTTATGTCATTATCTGATGCCAGATGAAGAAAACCCCTTGGCTAGCCAG GCCTGTGGACTCACAGAAAGAGACATTGCTACAATTAAATTACTGAATGAAACTAGAGATATGCTGGAAAG tccAGACTTCAGTACAGTTTTGAGCACATGTTTAAATAGAGGATTCAGTCGACTGCTGGACAATATGGCAGAATTTTTTAGACCTACTGAAAAGGACCTTTCTCAAAACAGCTCTGTAAATAG tCTTTCCAGTGTCAGTCTTCCTTTAGCCAAGATAATTCCAATAATAAATGGACAGATCCATTCAGTATGCAGTGAAACACCTAGTCATTTTGTTCAG GACCTGTTGATGATGGAACAAGTGAAAGATTTTGCTGCTAATGTTTATGAAGCCTTTAGTACCCCTCAGCAACTAGAGAAATGA
- the ADAT2 gene encoding tRNA-specific adenosine deaminase 2: MAEAGEAALLAWMDQALDMAREALEKGEVPVGCLLVYNGEVIGKGRNEVNETKNATRHAEMVAIDQVLDWCKQHKRDYREVFPQLVLYVTVEPCIMCAAALRLMKIPRVVYGCRNERFGGCGSVLSISSDDMVDSGDPFECSSGYRAEEAVELLKAFYRQENPNAPKSKVRKKDHRQ; the protein is encoded by the exons ATGGCGGAGGCGGGGGAGGCGGCCCTGCTGGCCTGGATGGACCAGGCGCTCGACATG GCCAGAGAGGCGCTGGAGAAAGGGGAGGTTCCCGTGGGCTGCCTGCTGGTCTACAACGGCGAGGTCATAGGCAAGGGCAGGAACGAGGTGAACGAGACGAAGAAC GCTACTCGGCATGCAGAAATGGTGGCAATCGACCAGGTCCTTGACTGGTGCAAGCAACACAAGAGGGATTATAGGGAAGTGTTTCCACAGCTGGTGTTGTATGTAACTGTAGAGCCCTGTATCATGTGTGCAGCTGCCCTGCGCTTGATGA AAATTCCACGGGTCGTGTATGGCTGTCGAAATGAGCGATTTGGAGGCTGTGGCTCCGTTTTGAGCATCTCTTCTGATGATATGGTAGACTCAGGAGACCCATTTGAA TGCTCTTCTGGCTATCGTGCTGAAGAAGCAGTGGAATTGTTAAAAGCTTTCTACAGACAAGAAAATCCCAATG CACCAAAATCAAAAGTACGGAAAAAGGATCATCGTCAGTAG